A part of Prionailurus viverrinus isolate Anna chromosome E1, UM_Priviv_1.0, whole genome shotgun sequence genomic DNA contains:
- the LOC125151801 gene encoding vegetative cell wall protein gp1, with protein sequence MSSPSHTPSPSPTQSPSQSRSNHVTPTNQQAYSSSGGSAPSPSPTRGSSSRPPSHPPTPAASQPSSRASSLTPSPHAQHVPRGASQTPTPPTSKSPSQSGLKSVSRNSSQTPPVPVARSPSHSPATSASYIGPVRGIPSDIAPYVPRFLKEPPFFQPPTVPLPQNQCFPCPPRGCERPQVPESLYFPLLPPPPHHPRVSCSYPTPPALFTPPSSLSYSPPTEVLVSGKPHVVPTVLPATFYTPFSRYYTQPRPYRGHRRGPSASPLRLLPHLPYDGSGRSAHFFHRS encoded by the coding sequence CCCCCTCCCAGTCCCGGTCCAACCATGTCACCCCCACCAACCAGCAGGCCTACTCCAGCTCCGGCGGCTCCGCCCCGTCTCCGTCCCCCACCCGGGGGTCGTCCTCCCGCCCCCCCTCTCACCCTCCCACTCCAGCTGCCTCCCAGCCCTCTTCCCGGGCTTcctccctgacccccagcccTCACGCCCAACATGTGCCCCGAGGGGCTTCCCAGACCCCCACTCCGCCCACCTCCAAGTCTCCTTCCCAGTCCGGCCTGAAGTCCGTCTCTCGAAACTCTTCCCAGACCCCTCCCGTGCCTGTGGCCAGGtccccctcccacagcccggCCACCTCGGCCTCCTACATCGGGCCGGTGCGGGGCATCCCCTCCGACATCGCCCCCTACGTGCCCCGCTTCCTGAAGGAGCCCCCCTTCTTCCAGCCCCCCACCGTGCCCCTGCCCCAGAACCAGTGCTTCCCCTGCCCGCCCCGCGGCTGCGAGCGCCCTCAGGTGCCCGAGTCCCTCTACTTCCCcctgctgccccctcctccccaccacccccgggTCAGCTGCTCCTACCCGACCCCGCCGGCCCTGTTCACGCCCCCCTCCTCGCTCTCCTACTCCCCGCCCACCGAGGTCCTGGTGAGCGGGAAGCCACACGTGGTGCCCACCGTGCTGCCGGCCACCTTCTACACGCCCTTCTCCCGCTACTACACCCAGCCCCGCCCGTACCGCGGGCACCGCCGCGGGCCCAGCGCCTCCCCCCTCCGCCTGCTCCCCCACTTGCCCTACGACGGCTCGGGCCGCTCCGCCCACTTCTTTCACCGGTCCTAG